From a region of the Candidatus Desulfatibia profunda genome:
- a CDS encoding YHS domain-containing protein encodes MYIDPVCFMEVDPARKDYTFTYQMRTYYFCAESCRKSFEANPEKYLGQNAPKHKGWWSRYLERLNKATGGKPPKCCD; translated from the coding sequence ATTTATATTGATCCGGTGTGCTTTATGGAGGTGGACCCCGCGAGAAAAGATTACACCTTTACATACCAGATGCGCACGTATTATTTCTGCGCCGAAAGCTGTCGCAAATCCTTTGAAGCAAATCCCGAAAAATATTTAGGGCAAAACGCCCCTAAACACAAAGGATGGTGGAGCCGTTATCTGGAGCGATTGAATAAGGCTACCGGCGGCAAACCGCCTAAATGCTGTGACTGA
- a CDS encoding PAS domain S-box protein yields the protein MKFHPFRVLAEKRNLAVPAIGLVLLLYISFLIISNYLSQIDLQKNALENLRQDTEKLAMSVSYFCAERKSDLENLSENRAVSVYFENKALGMSMEYGLKASLNAILNQFDRLMEEKKFGDKRIYPRVTFIRPDGELLVDTGPINHEQDQGRNWNEVLTPDSREMTFIDVHNPQIPIMTVSTPYFFKGVFSGQIVAWINLVEVYEHFVKKGGPENKDISFVCIKDHPHSAEFMRAKFSAPSLPKLMNVKMGNIRRFEMTDQAGIKRDMLILRVSIKGTPLVLTRIIPAAEILGRRSPFHLLVAMAVLSIAVLIGIMLFGRVSLNNLVLETRFEEASKQRQEIEEKNRQLEKEISDRKKAEEALQKAHDELERRVEERTAKLAKANEQLLREIDERKQMEGALRESEEKHRTFMEANPDPVVVYDMEGNVTYFNPAFTLVFGWTLAECLGKKMDIFVPEDTWPETNRMINKMLSGVNISGFETSRYTKEGNIIPVNISGAVYKDKNDNPVGSIINLRDIRNQKNLEAQLQRSQKMEALGILAGGVAHDLNNVLSGIVSYPDLLLMQIPQDSPLIKPILTMQSSGEKAAEIVQDLLTLARRGVVTEEVVNLNDIIFDYLKNPEYEKLKSYHPGIEVETRLVSDLLNISGSPVHLSKALMNLVSNAAEAMPDGGKIFISTENRYIDSPINGYDKIEEGDFVTLTVSDTGIGISSEDLKRIFEPFYTKKIMGRSGTGLGMAVVWGTVKDNNGYIDVQSAQGKGTTFSLYFPATRRKISKEKAMLPIESYMGKGESILVVDDVKEQREIVFSLLTTLGYGVDIVSSGEEAVEYLKKHSADLIVLDMIMDPGLDGFDTYKQILELHPGQKAIIASGFSETDRVKEAQRLGAGAYVKKPYTLEKIGMAVKAELK from the coding sequence ATGAAATTCCACCCATTCAGGGTACTTGCAGAAAAGCGGAATTTGGCTGTACCAGCTATCGGTTTGGTGCTGCTTTTATACATCAGCTTTCTGATTATAAGCAATTATCTGTCCCAGATCGATTTGCAGAAAAACGCTCTGGAAAATTTGAGGCAGGACACGGAAAAACTTGCCATGTCGGTAAGTTATTTCTGCGCAGAGAGAAAAAGCGACCTTGAAAATCTGTCTGAAAACAGAGCTGTTTCAGTGTATTTTGAAAACAAGGCCTTGGGAATGTCCATGGAGTATGGCTTAAAGGCCAGCCTGAATGCCATCCTGAACCAGTTTGATCGTCTCATGGAAGAAAAGAAATTTGGTGACAAAAGGATCTATCCCCGGGTGACGTTTATCAGGCCCGATGGGGAATTACTTGTCGATACCGGCCCCATAAACCATGAGCAGGACCAAGGGCGAAACTGGAATGAAGTTCTTACTCCCGATAGCCGTGAAATGACGTTCATTGATGTGCACAATCCACAAATTCCGATAATGACTGTCAGCACCCCGTATTTTTTTAAAGGCGTTTTTAGCGGTCAAATCGTCGCCTGGATCAACCTTGTCGAGGTTTACGAACATTTCGTCAAAAAAGGCGGGCCTGAAAATAAAGATATCAGCTTCGTCTGTATTAAAGACCATCCTCACTCGGCAGAGTTTATGCGGGCCAAGTTTTCCGCTCCCAGCCTGCCCAAGCTTATGAATGTAAAAATGGGAAATATTCGCCGTTTTGAAATGACCGATCAAGCGGGAATCAAAAGGGATATGCTCATCCTGCGGGTTTCGATTAAGGGAACCCCACTTGTCCTAACCAGGATTATACCGGCTGCTGAGATATTAGGACGCAGGTCGCCCTTTCATCTGCTGGTGGCCATGGCAGTGCTGTCGATAGCTGTTCTGATCGGGATAATGCTTTTTGGGCGGGTCTCCCTAAACAATCTGGTTCTCGAGACTCGCTTCGAAGAGGCGTCTAAACAGAGACAGGAAATCGAAGAAAAAAACAGGCAGCTTGAGAAGGAAATCAGCGACCGCAAGAAGGCCGAAGAGGCTTTGCAAAAAGCCCATGACGAACTGGAACGCCGGGTCGAGGAGCGGACCGCTAAGCTGGCAAAAGCCAACGAGCAACTATTAAGAGAAATCGATGAACGCAAACAGATGGAAGGGGCGCTGCGGGAGAGCGAAGAAAAACACCGTACATTTATGGAAGCAAATCCCGACCCTGTGGTTGTTTACGATATGGAAGGTAACGTTACCTATTTCAACCCGGCATTCACCCTTGTTTTCGGATGGACCCTGGCAGAATGTTTGGGCAAGAAAATGGACATTTTTGTTCCTGAGGATACCTGGCCGGAGACCAATAGGATGATCAACAAGATGCTGTCCGGAGTGAATATTTCCGGTTTTGAAACCAGCCGATACACCAAAGAAGGAAACATTATTCCGGTTAATATAAGCGGCGCTGTTTATAAGGACAAGAATGACAATCCTGTGGGCAGCATCATTAATCTGAGAGATATCAGGAATCAAAAAAACCTTGAAGCCCAGCTTCAGAGGTCCCAGAAAATGGAAGCCCTAGGCATACTGGCCGGCGGGGTGGCTCACGATCTTAATAATGTTCTCTCCGGGATTGTAAGTTATCCTGACCTGTTATTAATGCAAATCCCCCAAGACAGTCCCTTGATAAAGCCCATTTTAACCATGCAAAGCTCAGGGGAAAAAGCCGCCGAGATCGTGCAGGATTTATTAACCCTGGCAAGAAGAGGAGTAGTCACCGAGGAAGTGGTGAACCTGAATGATATTATTTTTGACTATTTGAAAAATCCCGAATATGAAAAATTGAAATCATATCACCCCGGGATTGAGGTAGAGACCCGCCTTGTATCCGACCTTTTAAACATTTCCGGCTCTCCCGTGCACCTATCCAAAGCCTTGATGAATTTAGTTTCCAATGCTGCCGAAGCCATGCCCGATGGGGGCAAGATTTTTATATCCACAGAAAACCGATACATTGACAGCCCCATAAATGGTTATGACAAGATAGAGGAAGGCGATTTTGTTACCCTTACGGTTTCCGATACCGGCATAGGCATCTCTTCAGAGGACTTAAAAAGAATATTTGAGCCTTTCTATACGAAAAAAATAATGGGAAGAAGCGGGACCGGATTGGGCATGGCTGTGGTTTGGGGCACCGTAAAAGACAACAACGGATATATCGATGTTCAAAGCGCGCAAGGAAAAGGAACAACGTTTTCACTCTATTTTCCTGCAACCAGACGAAAAATATCTAAAGAAAAGGCTATGTTGCCTATTGAAAGCTATATGGGCAAGGGGGAGTCGATCTTAGTGGTGGATGATGTCAAAGAACAAAGAGAAATAGTATTTAGCTTGTTGACTACCTTGGGCTATGGGGTTGATATTGTTTCAAGCGGTGAAGAAGCAGTTGAATATTTAAAAAAACACAGCGCAGATTTAATCGTACTCGATATGATCATGGACCCCGGCTTAGATGGCTTTGACACCTACAAACAGATCCTCGAATTGCATCCGGGGCAAAAAGCGATCATTGCAAGCGGGTTTTCGGAAACAGATCGTGTTAAAGAGGCTCAAAGACTTGGTGCCGGAGCCTATGTAAAAAAACCGTATACATTAGAAAAGATAGGAATGGCTGTAAAGGCCGAACTAAAATAA
- a CDS encoding transporter substrate-binding domain-containing protein — MNGKKSVLFSATILVCTAVMLAIISWGSASGADLSEIKKRGVLRHLGVPYANFVTGSGDGLDVELIKRFAEYLGVKYEYVKTDWKDVIGDLAGKKVEPNGSGITILGEVPVKGDLIANGLTIIPWRQKVVDYSTATFPTQIWLVARADSTMKPIKSTGDVEKDVAQVKELLKGHCVLGKAQTCLDPSLYGLKEAGAEVKLFSGTLNELVPAIIKGEAEATISDGPDALITLEKWPGKIKVIGPVSSTQEMGVAFAKTSPELREAFNRFFEKCKADGTYERLVKKYYPAVFMYYPAFF; from the coding sequence ATGAACGGCAAAAAAAGCGTTTTATTTTCCGCAACAATCCTGGTATGCACAGCAGTAATGTTGGCAATCATTTCCTGGGGTTCTGCCTCCGGAGCGGATCTTTCCGAAATTAAAAAAAGAGGCGTGCTGCGACATCTCGGCGTACCCTATGCCAACTTTGTCACCGGGAGCGGGGACGGTCTGGATGTGGAATTGATTAAGCGTTTTGCCGAATACCTGGGTGTGAAATACGAGTATGTCAAAACCGACTGGAAAGATGTGATCGGAGACCTTGCAGGTAAAAAGGTCGAGCCGAACGGCAGCGGGATAACGATTCTTGGTGAGGTGCCTGTCAAGGGAGATTTAATTGCCAATGGGTTAACGATAATACCCTGGCGACAGAAAGTCGTGGACTACTCTACAGCCACTTTTCCCACGCAGATCTGGCTGGTGGCGCGGGCGGATTCCACGATGAAACCGATCAAATCCACCGGCGACGTTGAAAAGGACGTTGCCCAAGTAAAAGAATTGCTTAAGGGGCACTGCGTTTTGGGGAAAGCGCAAACATGCCTTGATCCTTCCTTGTACGGGCTTAAAGAGGCGGGAGCGGAGGTCAAGCTGTTTAGCGGTACCCTGAATGAACTGGTGCCGGCTATTATCAAAGGCGAAGCCGAAGCGACGATCTCAGATGGGCCGGATGCGCTGATCACTCTGGAAAAATGGCCTGGTAAGATTAAAGTGATCGGTCCTGTTTCTTCTACGCAGGAGATGGGCGTCGCCTTTGCTAAAACATCCCCTGAGCTGCGGGAGGCCTTTAACCGGTTTTTCGAAAAGTGTAAAGCGGACGGGACCTATGAGCGCCTTGTGAAAAAATACTATCCGGCCGTGTTCATGTACTATCCGGCGTTTTTTTAA